The Cystobacter ferrugineus genome has a window encoding:
- a CDS encoding aspartate kinase, with translation MSAPEKYPGSRRPLLVKKFGGTSVADIERIRKVARLALESQREGNDVVVVVSAMSGETNRLLGLAHQVLPLPDARELDVIAATGEQVSTALTALAIQAQGGQACSFLGHQLPLRTDSAFTRARILQVEQERIREVLACGQIAVVAGFQGVDSNDNITTLGRGGSDITAVALAAALGADVCEIYTDVEGIYTADPRVCPSGRKLKSISYEEMLELASLGAKVLQVRSVEIAMKYEVPVHVRGTFTEEEGTWLVSRETAFEARVLAGLACEHNQARVELSGLEHHPERMAELMELLAELNTSVDLLRHRQEGTQVSISFTLPEGELLRAKPSLERLVDDLGASAIQVSTGLTKVSLVGIGVRSDPWIAARVCRSLARHRIPVSDLAVNELRISGLVEGSRADEALRILHEAFELARAEASVTRPTNAEGAW, from the coding sequence ATGAGCGCACCTGAGAAGTACCCCGGGAGCCGGCGTCCCCTGCTCGTGAAGAAGTTCGGTGGCACGTCCGTGGCGGACATCGAGCGCATCCGCAAGGTCGCGCGGCTGGCGCTCGAGAGTCAGCGGGAAGGCAACGACGTGGTGGTGGTGGTCAGTGCCATGAGTGGGGAGACGAACCGCCTGCTGGGTCTGGCCCACCAGGTACTCCCGCTCCCGGATGCCCGGGAGCTGGATGTGATTGCCGCAACGGGGGAGCAGGTCTCCACCGCGCTGACCGCCCTGGCCATCCAAGCCCAGGGCGGTCAGGCCTGCTCCTTCCTGGGCCATCAGCTCCCGCTGCGCACCGACAGCGCCTTCACCCGGGCTCGCATCCTCCAGGTGGAACAGGAGCGCATCCGCGAGGTCCTGGCGTGTGGCCAGATCGCCGTGGTCGCCGGATTCCAGGGCGTGGACTCCAACGACAACATCACCACCCTGGGGCGTGGAGGCTCGGACATCACGGCGGTGGCCCTGGCGGCCGCGCTCGGCGCGGACGTCTGTGAAATCTATACGGACGTGGAGGGCATCTACACGGCCGACCCCCGCGTCTGTCCTTCCGGCCGGAAGCTGAAGTCCATCTCTTACGAGGAAATGCTCGAGCTGGCATCCCTGGGAGCCAAGGTCCTGCAGGTGCGCAGCGTGGAGATCGCCATGAAATACGAGGTGCCGGTTCACGTGCGCGGCACGTTCACGGAGGAAGAAGGAACGTGGCTGGTTTCCCGGGAGACGGCGTTCGAGGCCCGGGTGCTGGCGGGGCTGGCCTGCGAGCACAATCAGGCTCGGGTGGAGCTGTCGGGTCTGGAGCACCACCCCGAGCGGATGGCGGAGCTGATGGAATTGCTGGCCGAGCTGAACACGAGCGTGGACCTGCTGCGCCACCGCCAGGAGGGAACCCAGGTGAGCATCTCCTTCACCCTCCCCGAGGGGGAGCTGCTCCGTGCGAAACCCTCGCTGGAGCGGCTCGTGGACGACCTGGGTGCCTCCGCCATCCAGGTCTCGACGGGTCTGACCAAGGTGTCACTGGTGGGCATCGGCGTCCGCTCGGATCCATGGATCGCCGCCCGCGTGTGCCGCAGCCTCGCCCGGCACCGCATCCCCGTGTCGGACCTGGCCGTGAACGAGCTGCGCATCAGCGGGTTGGTGGAAGGGAGTCGGGCGGACGAGGCCCTGCGCATCCTGCATGAGGCCTTCGAGCTCGCACGCGCCGAGGCCTCGGTAACGCGCCCCACGAACGCGGAGGGCGCATGGTGA